TTGCCTGTGCAAAGGCGGCAGCAGCGTACACGGAACTTCCTCTCTACCGGTACCTCGGTGGGGTCAATGCCCGGGAACTCCCAGTGCCTCTCATGAACATCCTAAACGGTGGAAAACATGCCGACAGCGGCGTCGACATCCAGGAGTTCATGATTGCTCCCTGTGGGGCCTCGAAGTTCTCGGAAGCCCTCCGGATGGGCGCAGAGATTTTCCACACCCTCGCCAAGGTCCTGAAGAAGCGAGGGTACTCCACCGGTGTGGGGGATGAGGGTGGATTTGCTCCTAACCTTCGCTCTTCGGTTGAGGCTATCGAGGTTATCATCGAGGCCATTCAGATGAGCGGGTACGAACCGGGAAAAGACGTGTACCTTGCTCTGGACGTGGCGGCTTCCGAGCTCTACAAGGACGGTATCTACATCTTCGAGCGGGAGGGTGTTCGTCGCAACGTCGACGAGATGATTGAGTTCTATACCGAGCTTGTGGAGAAGTACCCAATCATCTCCATCGAGGACGGGCTGGCCGAAGAGGACTGGGAAGGCTGGAAGAAGCTCACCTTTGCCTTAGGGCATCGGGTGCAGCTTGTGGGTGACGACCTTTTTGTGACCAACAAGGAGCGGCTCCTCCGGGGCATTCGGGAGAAATGCGCAAACTCCATCCTCATCAAGCTCAACCAGATTGGAACTCTAACCGAAACCATGGAGGCCATCGAAGTTGCGAAGAAAGCCGGATTCACCGCCATAGTGTCCCACCGCTCCGGAGAAACCGAGGATACGACCATTGCGGATCTCGTGGTGGCCTGCAACACCGGGCAAATCAAGACCGGGTCTTTGTGCCGCTCCGAGCGCATCGCCAAGTACAATCAGCTCCTGCGAATTGAGGAAGAACTGGGAGATGCTGCCGTATTCCGGGGGAAAGAGGTTTTCCGAATCTCTTCCTCCTGAGCCAAAGTGGAGTAAGATTCTCTTTATCGTACTCTTCACCTTCGCACTCTTCTTCTTTGCCCCTCGCTTCAGCGCGAAGGTGGTTGAGTACGTCCGCTTTTCCCGGGAGCTTGAGGAGCTGACACAGAAAGAGGCGGAGATCCGGGCCGAAATCGAGTACCTCGCTAAGGAGCGGAAGTACCTCGAAGAGGACTGGTACATTGAGAAGCTCGCCCGGGAAAAGCTCAAGCTCGTCAAGCCAGGGGAGATTCTCGTGCGTGTCGTCAAGCCCGGGGAGGAGTAGCCCCGAGCTTTTGAACACAGTTTCTTCCCGGCACTCGTTGACGCCTGGTTGGAGTCTGGTATAATATGGGTGCAACTGGGGCTGTGGCGCAGTTGGGAGCGCGCCTCCTTGGCGTGGAGGAGGTCACGGGTTCAAATCCCGTCAGCTCCACCAAAGGATACCAAGCTCGTCCGTAAAGGGCGGGCTTTTTCTCTATTGGGGGGTTTTCCGTGGCGCAGGGGTACGATTTTGCGGCGATTGAGACGAAGTGGCAGAAGCGTTGGGAAGAAGCAAGGCTCTTCGAGAGCGAGCGGGACGAGGCAAAGAAAAAGTACTACGTTCTTGAAATGTTCCCTTACCCTTCTGGCGACCCACACATGGGCCATGTGAAGAACTACG
This sequence is a window from Candidatus Caldatribacterium sp.. Protein-coding genes within it:
- the eno gene encoding phosphopyruvate hydratase; its protein translation is MSTIFDVHAREILDSRGNPTVEVEVVLASGAFGRAAVPSGASTGTFEAVELRDGDKSRYHGKGVRKAVENVNEIIAPEIIGLDALDQALIDKTLIELDGTPNKGKLGANAILGVSLACAKAAAAYTELPLYRYLGGVNARELPVPLMNILNGGKHADSGVDIQEFMIAPCGASKFSEALRMGAEIFHTLAKVLKKRGYSTGVGDEGGFAPNLRSSVEAIEVIIEAIQMSGYEPGKDVYLALDVAASELYKDGIYIFEREGVRRNVDEMIEFYTELVEKYPIISIEDGLAEEDWEGWKKLTFALGHRVQLVGDDLFVTNKERLLRGIREKCANSILIKLNQIGTLTETMEAIEVAKKAGFTAIVSHRSGETEDTTIADLVVACNTGQIKTGSLCRSERIAKYNQLLRIEEELGDAAVFRGKEVFRISSS
- a CDS encoding septum formation initiator family protein, which encodes MVLFTFALFFFAPRFSAKVVEYVRFSRELEELTQKEAEIRAEIEYLAKERKYLEEDWYIEKLAREKLKLVKPGEILVRVVKPGEE